GCATTGCGCATGGAGGGGTTTCATGAAATTCAAAAGGCTTGGCAACCTGATGTCCATAAAAATGAAAGCAATGTTTCTTGGTCTTCCGGGTAGTCATGCTCCAACTTCAATGATTCGTCAGATGTCTTCCAAGCAATTTCCTCGATGGAATCA
Above is a genomic segment from Planococcus lenghuensis containing:
- a CDS encoding NUDIX hydrolase yields the protein MEFVKKACLKNTDVTTHFFLCKIKEGQITYQDPDDSIEEIAWKTSDESLKLEHDYPEDQETLLSFLWTSGCQAF